One Fusarium poae strain DAOMC 252244 chromosome 4, whole genome shotgun sequence DNA window includes the following coding sequences:
- a CDS encoding hypothetical protein (TransMembrane:1 (i64-86o)), giving the protein MGRIYDRQVDLFSLLLNHNQYSSRDTEPVLEEISQNENTVPCLQTANMSDSKVLPRMSTGDMNIMIVCFSAMIFVFFLAGVVYYTWKPSRNGDPAPVDAAPDTGAHRNLAHDNLARPFDGSTATHRVMIWSDAPRRDSNTGCRLPIFQRRRETSLERNTIPLQSVPGRENPRNNAE; this is encoded by the exons ATGGGAAGGATATATGACCGGCAAGTCGATCTCTTCAGTCTTCTCCTCAACCACAATCAATACTCATCGCGAGACACCGAGCCAGTACTCGAAGAGATCTCCCAGAACGAAAACACTGTACCTTGCTTG CAAACCGCCAACATGTCCGACTCCAAGGTCTTGCCCCGCATGAGCACTGGAGACATGAACATCATGATCGTATGCTTCAGCGCTATGATCTTTGTCTTCTTCCTGGCAGGCGTCGTCTACTACACCTGGAAGCCTAGCCGTAACGGCGATCCCGCTCCTGTCGACGCCGCCCCTGACACCGGCGCTCATCGCAACCTCGCTCACGACAACCTCGCTCGTCCTTTCGATGGCAGCACTGCGACTCATCGCGTTATGATCTGGTCTGATGCTCCTCGTCGCGATAGCAACACTGGCTGTCGACTGCCTATCTTCCAGCGACGTCGCGAGACCAGCCTCGAGCGGAACACTATTCCCCTCCAGTCCGTCCCTGGTCGTGAGAACCCTCGTAACAACGCCGAATAG